Within Actinomycetes bacterium, the genomic segment CCGAGCGGCTGGCCACGTACACCCCGGGCGACCTCAACCGGGTGTTCTTCACCACCGGTGGCGGTGAGGCCGTCGAGACGGCCTGGAAGCTGGCCAAGCAGTACTTCAAGCTGACCGGCAAGCCGATGAAGCACAAGGTCGTCTCCCGGTCGATCGCCTACCACGGCACCCCGCAGGGCGCGCTGTCGATCACCGGCATCCCGGACGCCAAGAAGTACTTCGAGCCGCTCGTTCCCGGCGCCATCAAGGTGCCGAACACCAACTTCTACCGGGCCCAGGAGCACGCCGACGACCCGGAGGCGTTCGGCCGCTGGGCGGCCGACCGGATCGCCGAGGCGATCGAGTTCGAGGGCCCGGACACCGTGGCCGCGGTCTTCATCGAACCGGTGCAGAACTCCGGCGGCTGCTTCCCGCCGCCCCCCGGGTACCTGCAGCGGGTCCGCGAGATCTGCGACCGGTACGACGTGCTCATGGTCGCCGACGAGGTCATCACCTCGTTCGGCCGGATCGGCGAGATGTTCGCCACCAAGCGATTCGGCGTGACGCCGGACATCATCACCTGCGCCAAGGGCATGACCTCGGGCTACTCCCCGATCGGCGCGATGATCGCCAGCGACCGGCTGTTCGAGCCGTTCCGCAAGGGCTCCAACTACTTCGCGCACGGCTACACCTTCGGTGGGCACCCGGTGTCCGCGGCGGTGGCGCTGACCAACCTCGACATCTTCGAGCGCGAGGGCATCAACCAGCACGTGCTGGCCAACGAGACCGCGTTCAAGGCCACCCTCGACCGGCTGCGCGACCTGCCGATCGTCGGCGACGTCCGGGGGGCCGGGTACTTCTACGGCATCGAGATGGTCAAGGACAAGGCCACCAAGGAGACCTTCAACGAGGACGAGTCCGAGCGGCTGCTGCGCGGGTTCCTCTCCAAGGCGCTGTTCGACCACGGCCTGTACTGCCGGGCCGACGACCGCGGCGACCCGGTGATCCAGCTGGCCCCGCCGCTGATCATCGGCCAGCCGGAGTTCGACGAGATCGAGCAGATCCTGCGCACCGTGCTCACCGAGGCGTGGTCGATCCTCTGACCGCCTCGGCTCCGGGGGCCACCGCGCGCACCACGGTGCGACGGCTCCCGGACAAGGCGGTGCCCGACCGGTCGGTCCTGCACGCGGTGCTGGACGCCGGCCTGGTGGCGCACCTCGCGGTGGTCGACGACGACGGCCAGCCCTACGTCGTCCCGGTGGCCTACGCCCGGGACGACGACCGCGTGCTGGTGCACGGATCGACCGGCTCGCGGCTGTTCCGCGGGCTCGCCGCGGGCGCGCCCACCTGCCTGACCGTGACCCTGCTGGACGGCCTGGTGGTCGCCCGGTCGGCGTTCGAGTCCTCGATGCACTACCGCAGCGTCATGGTGCTGGGCCGGTGCACGGTGCTGCGCGGGGCCGCGAAGACCGCCGCCGTGGGAGTGCTCACCGAGCACCTGCTGCCGGGCCGCTGGGCCGAGGTCCGGCCGCCGACCCGCAAGGAGCTGGCCGCCACGACCGTGCTGGCGCTGCCGCTGGACGAGTGCTCGGTCAAGGTCAGCGCCGGGCCGCCGGACGACCCGCCCGAAGACGTCGCGCTGCCGGTGTGGGCCGGCACCGTGCCGATCCTGGAGTCGTTCGGGGCGCCGGTGCCGGCCCCTGACCTCGTGCCCGGCCGGCCCGTGCCGGCCTCCGTAGAAGGGTGGAAGCGGTGACCTACCGGTCGCTGTCGTTGTGGTGGGACACGCTGCCCGGGGAGCTGGCCGGGCCGGTCCGTCCGGCGCTGCCCGGCTCGACCGACGCCGACGTCATCATCGTCGGCGCGGGCTACACCGGGCTGTGGACGGCGTACTACCTGTCCGTGGCCGACCCGACCCTGCGGATCGTGGTGCTGGAGAAGGAGACCGCGGGGTTCGGTGCCTCCGGCCGCAACGGCGGCTGGTGCTCGGCACTGTTCCCGGCGTCCTGGGCCAAGGTGGCCAGGGGGTCGTCGAGGGACGCCGCCATCCGGCTGCAGCGGGCCATGTTCGACACCGTCGACGAGGTCGGCCGGGTGGCCGGCGCCGAGGGCATGGACATCCACTGGGCCAAGGGCGGAACCCTCGGGATGGCCCGCACGCCGCTGCACGTGCAGCGGGCCGCCGCCGAGATCGACGAGGCCCGGGCCTGGGGCTTCGGCGAGCAGGACTATGCCTGGCTGACCGCCGCCGAGGCGGCCGAGCGGTCGGGGGCGACCGACGTCCTGGGCGCGACGTTCACCCCGCACACCGCCGCGATCCACCCGGCCCGGCTGGTGCGCGGCCTGGCCGGCGCCGTCGAGCGGCGCGGGGTGCGGCTGTACGAGGGCAGCCCGGCGCTGGCCGTCGAGCCGGGCGTGGCGCGGACGCCGCACGGCGACGTCCGGGCGCCGCACGTGATCCGGGCAACCGAGGGCTACACGCCCAGCCTCCCCGGCCACCAGCGGACCGTGGCGCCGGTGTACTCGCTCATGCTGGCCACCGAGCCGCTGCCGGCGACTGCGTGGGACCGGATCGGGCTGGCTGCCCGGGAGACGTTCAACGACTACCGGCACCTGATCATCTACGGGCAGCGCACGGCCGACGACCGGCTGGCCTTCGGCGGCCGCGGCGCGCCCTACCACTTCGGCTCCTCGGTCGAGCCGCGGTTCGATCGCGACCCGGCCGTGTTCGCCGAGCTGCGACGGGTGCTGGTCGAGCTGTACCCGGTGGTGGCCGACCACGCCGTCACGCACACGTGGGGCGGCCCGCTCGGGGTGCCGCGCGACTGGTACGCCTCGGTCGGCCTGGACCGGACCACCGGGCTGGGCTGGGCCGGCGGGTATGTCGGGGACGGCGTGGGCACGGCGAACTTGGCTGGCCGGACGCTGGCCGACCTGGTGCTGGACCGCGGCGAGTCCGACCTGCTGCGGCTGCCCTGGGTGAACCACCGCTCCCCCCGGTGGGAGCCGGAGCCGCTGCGCTTCCTCGGCGTGAACACCGGGCTGCGCGTCATGTCCGGCGCGGACCGCGCCGAGGCGCGCACCGGACGGCCGGCCAGGCGGGCCCAGGTGTTCGGCCGGTTCCTCGGCCACTGACCGGTCGGGACGCAGTCAGGACACAGTCAGGACGCCGCCCACCACCGCGCCGCGACCAGCTCGGCCACGGTCGTCTCGGTGAGCAGCCGGACGTCGTCCACGTCGTCCCCCGGGTAGCGGACCGCCGCTGCGGCACCCTCGACGTCCGCGCCGACCGCCACCACCGTCGAGCCGCGCTCGGCCACCCAGCGCATCAGCTCCGGCTGGTACGCCGAGCCGGGCAGCAGCAGCATCCGGTAGTCCAGCGTCTTGGTGAGGTAGACGTCGACGTGGCTCCAGTCGCCGGTCTCGCAGGCGTGCGACGGCCGGCGCGGCCCCTCCCGCAGCATGAGTGCGGACTGCTGGGCCGAGGCCAGCCGGCGGGCCGGGGCGACCACCCAGGACCCCTGCGGCCCGGCCAGCCGGTCGGCCACCCCCGGCAGCCAGCCGTCGCGGGTGTCGAGCAGGTGCGCTGTGGCCACCGCCGCCGTCCGGCAGCCGGCCGTGAGGGCCGGCGCCACCCCGGGGGCCAGCCGCTCGGCGAGGGCGAGCAGCACCGCCAGCGTGTGCCGGTAGGAGCGGCAGGCCACCCCGCCGTCCTCCGGGCCGGCCAGCAGGGGCAGCACCCCGGTGGCCAGGTCGGCCAGCGGGCCGGCCGGGTCCTCGGTGACCGCGACGACCGGCGCGACCCCGGCGTGGGGGGCGGTGGCGGCCAGCGTCTCGGCCGACCGGCCGGACGCCGACACCGCCACGACCAGCGTCCGCGGGTCCGGCGGCGGCAGCAGATCGGACGACGCCAGCTCGGCCACGGCATCCACCCCCGCGTGCCGCAGCCGCGCGGCCACGACCCCGGCCGCGTAGGCGGACGACCCCATGCCGAGCAGGAGCACGCGGTCGTGCGAAGGCGCCTCGAACGGCAGGAAGCCGTCGTCCAGCGCGTCGGCCAGCGCGGCCAGGGTGTCCGGGATGCGCTCGAGGTCGGCGAGGTATCCGGCGGGGTCCATCAGCACCCTCCCGGGAGCGGCAGCAGTGCGGCCAGCGCCGCGTCCGGCACGTAGCGCCAGCGCGGCAGGTGCCGGGCCGCGTACACCAGCTCGCGGCACTCCTGCTCGACCTCGAACGGCCGCAGCAGCCGCTCGTCGAGCAACGGGCCGTCGTAGGCCGCCAGGAAGGCGGTCCGGGTCGCCGCGATCCACTCGTCGACCGGTCCGACCTGTCGCCCAGCCGTCCGCCGGT encodes:
- a CDS encoding aspartate aminotransferase family protein, with translation MTTTPQYVDEGGADRLAETAREHLWMHFTRHSVYDAGHHVPVIVRGDGAYIWDDAGRRYLDGLAGLFVVQLGHGRTELAEAAAKQASELAYFPLWSYAHPKAIELAERLATYTPGDLNRVFFTTGGGEAVETAWKLAKQYFKLTGKPMKHKVVSRSIAYHGTPQGALSITGIPDAKKYFEPLVPGAIKVPNTNFYRAQEHADDPEAFGRWAADRIAEAIEFEGPDTVAAVFIEPVQNSGGCFPPPPGYLQRVREICDRYDVLMVADEVITSFGRIGEMFATKRFGVTPDIITCAKGMTSGYSPIGAMIASDRLFEPFRKGSNYFAHGYTFGGHPVSAAVALTNLDIFEREGINQHVLANETAFKATLDRLRDLPIVGDVRGAGYFYGIEMVKDKATKETFNEDESERLLRGFLSKALFDHGLYCRADDRGDPVIQLAPPLIIGQPEFDEIEQILRTVLTEAWSIL
- a CDS encoding pyridoxamine 5'-phosphate oxidase family protein; this encodes MVDPLTASAPGATARTTVRRLPDKAVPDRSVLHAVLDAGLVAHLAVVDDDGQPYVVPVAYARDDDRVLVHGSTGSRLFRGLAAGAPTCLTVTLLDGLVVARSAFESSMHYRSVMVLGRCTVLRGAAKTAAVGVLTEHLLPGRWAEVRPPTRKELAATTVLALPLDECSVKVSAGPPDDPPEDVALPVWAGTVPILESFGAPVPAPDLVPGRPVPASVEGWKR
- a CDS encoding FAD-binding oxidoreductase — its product is MTYRSLSLWWDTLPGELAGPVRPALPGSTDADVIIVGAGYTGLWTAYYLSVADPTLRIVVLEKETAGFGASGRNGGWCSALFPASWAKVARGSSRDAAIRLQRAMFDTVDEVGRVAGAEGMDIHWAKGGTLGMARTPLHVQRAAAEIDEARAWGFGEQDYAWLTAAEAAERSGATDVLGATFTPHTAAIHPARLVRGLAGAVERRGVRLYEGSPALAVEPGVARTPHGDVRAPHVIRATEGYTPSLPGHQRTVAPVYSLMLATEPLPATAWDRIGLAARETFNDYRHLIIYGQRTADDRLAFGGRGAPYHFGSSVEPRFDRDPAVFAELRRVLVELYPVVADHAVTHTWGGPLGVPRDWYASVGLDRTTGLGWAGGYVGDGVGTANLAGRTLADLVLDRGESDLLRLPWVNHRSPRWEPEPLRFLGVNTGLRVMSGADRAEARTGRPARRAQVFGRFLGH
- a CDS encoding SIS domain-containing protein; this encodes MDPAGYLADLERIPDTLAALADALDDGFLPFEAPSHDRVLLLGMGSSAYAAGVVAARLRHAGVDAVAELASSDLLPPPDPRTLVVAVSASGRSAETLAATAPHAGVAPVVAVTEDPAGPLADLATGVLPLLAGPEDGGVACRSYRHTLAVLLALAERLAPGVAPALTAGCRTAAVATAHLLDTRDGWLPGVADRLAGPQGSWVVAPARRLASAQQSALMLREGPRRPSHACETGDWSHVDVYLTKTLDYRMLLLPGSAYQPELMRWVAERGSTVVAVGADVEGAAAAVRYPGDDVDDVRLLTETTVAELVAARWWAAS